The genome window TGCTAGGAGGAAGAGAGATGAATTATCCGAATGGACAAAAGAAAATCATATCAAAACAGGCAACATCCTGGCAATCGAAGAAATCATTCAGTAATCGAGGGATGTCACTAGAGGATGATATAAATACTACAAATCAGTTTTACTTGGATATTGATCGTGCCGTCATCCATAAGAAACCAACACCAGTCCAAATTGTAAACGTGCATTATCCAAGACGAAGTGCAGCTGTTATTACGGAAGCCTACTTTAAACAAGCATCAACAACAGATTATAATGGCTTATACCGTGGGAAATATGTCGATTTTGAAGCAAAGGAAACAAAGAATAAAACGATCTTTCCATTGGCAAATATTCATGAACATCAAATCAATCATATGAAATCAATTGTTGAGCATGAAGGTATTTGCTTCCTACTTATCCGCTTTGCTGCACATGAAGAGACTTATTACATGCAAGCAGAGAAACTTTTTCCCTATTGGTACGATAAATTACACGGCGGAAGGAAATCAATCCCTTATGAAAAAATTAAACTGGATGGGTTTCATATCCCCCTGCAGTATCAAGCAAGGGTTGATTATTTATCAGTTATTGATAAGCTTTATTTTTAGAGATGGAGGTGTAGAGCTATGGCAGATAATAGCCAAACTCGCACAGCAAGAAGAAAACAAAAGAAGAAAAAAAACAGAAAAAAACCATTATGGAAGAGAATTCTATTATTCGGCTTTATAATTATTTTAGCAATTGGAATTGGTATTGGAGGATTATTCACCTACTGGATTGTAACTGCGCCAGATATAGACGCAGAACAATTATCTGACCCGTTTTCATCATCCTTTTTAGATCAAAATGGCGATGAATTTGCGGTGCTCGGTGCAGAAAATCGTATAAAAGTTGATTATGAAGATTTGCCGCAGGTGCTAATTGACGCCGTAACTGCAACCGAAGATGCGAGATTCTTTGAACATGCCGGTATTGATTTACGTCGAATCGGTGGTGCAATCCTTGCCAATTTTAAGAATGGCTTTGGCTCTGAGGGTGCGAGTACCATTACACAACAAGTAGTGGAAAAATCATTTTTAACCCCTGAGAAAGAATTAAAGCTGAAAGTGCAGGAACAATGGCTAGCATTAAAACTAGAACGTCAATACTCCAAAGAAGAAATTTTAGAAATGTATTTGAATAAAATATTCTATGGTGCAAACTCATACGGTGTTGCCAAAGCAGCAGAAACCTACTTTGGTGTTACCGATTTACAAGAGCTGACATTACCTCAAGCTGCAATCCTAGCTGGGTTACCGCAAAGGCCAACAGCATATAATCCATTCCAAAATCCTGATTTAACTAAAGAAAGAATGGATACCGTATTAACGCTGATGGTAAGACATGGAAAAGTTACACAAGCACAAGCGGATGAAGCAAGAGCGGTTGATATACCTTCCCTGCTCGTTGAAACACAACCAGACTCAACACCATACGAAGCATTTATTCAACAAGTAGAAAAAGAAGTAAAAGAAAAAGTAGATGGCGCAGATATATTCTCTGATGGATTAAAGATTCACACGACATTAGATCCAAGCATACAGGATCATGTTGAATTTTTACTAACGGATAGTGACCAAAACCCGATTCCATATCCAGATGATGAAATGCAAGCTGGTATGGTCATTCTCGATACGAAAAATGGTGCAATTAAAGCAATAGGCGGTAGTAGGAATAATGATGGAAATTGGGGAACAAACTATGCTACCGAAGCTGATTTTCAACCTGGTTCTACAATTAAACCAATTCTTGATTATGGTCCAGCAATTGAATACGATAAAATGTCAACTTATCATCTAATAAATGATGATAAGCCATATGAAATTGCAGGAACAGATGGTCAAGTCATCAACAACTGGAATCGTCAATATTCAGGTTGGATAACAGCTAGACATGCGTTAAGTCAATCTCTAAATGTGCCTGCGGTTAAGGTATTTGAAGAAGTTGGCAGAGAAAATGCGAAAACCTTTGCTGAAGGTTTGGGGATTAATTTTGCTGATGATCAAGTTCAATTAACCGATGCGATTGGTGGAGCTAAAACGGAGATAACACCTCTGCAATTAGCAGGTGCATACCGTGCATTTGGTAATGAAGGAATTTATAATGAACCTTATGCTGTTACGAAGGTAGAATTTCCTGATGGACGAGTCGTTGATCTCGTACCAGAACCAGAGGCCGTGATGTCTGATTACACAGCATACATGATTACGGATATGCTGAAAACATCCATAACAGAAGGTGTTGGTTATAAAGCGAACGTTCCAGGTTTACCTATCGCTGGTAAAACAGGAACAACGAATTTAAAGGATAAACCTGGAAGTCCAGATTCTTGGCTTGCTGGGTACACGACAAACTATACGATGGCTGTATGGACAGGTGGCTATACAGATGAAGAAGGAAAACGGGATGTTATGCCAACTACAGAAATCCCACATGCCCTATTCAAAAATACGATGGAAACTATTTCACAAGGACTTGATACAGCCGATTTCGCCAAGCCTGACTCTGTTGTAGAGGTTGCAGTTGAAAAAGGCTCTAACCCTGCTACATTACCAAGTGAATATACTCCGTCATCACAAATTGTAACGGAGTTGTTTGTCAAAGGCACCGAGCCAACCAATAGGTCGAAGAAATACGATGAACTTGACCCTGTCACAGGATTAAAAGCAACCTATGATGAGGAAGCAAATGCAATCCGAGTTGATTGGCAATATGATTCAGAAAATGATGTGACATTTGATGTTAGTGCAACAGTTAACGGTGGTGAAAAACAAAACCTATCGTCAACAGAAGAAAAGTCAATCGAAATATCGGAAGTTGAGCCTAATGCAGAGTATGTAATTGAGGTCATTGTAAATGACGGATCAAGCACTAGTAAACCTGCAACAACATCAGTGAAGACACCGGGTGACGAGGAAGAAGAAGAACTTCCAGGGGTATCTGGTTTATCTGCAGATTATATTGAGGAAAGCTCAATCATTGATGTTTCCTGGGATTATAATGGTCCCCCGGCTGCTTATGAAGTCTCTGTAAATGGGCAAGTACAAACAGTGGATTCGAAAGGGATTGAAATAAGCGGAGGTTCACCAGGACAAAATTATACAATTACGGTAACTCCAATTGGTAAAAATGGCGCGAATGAAGGAATTAGAGGTGTTACAGAGAGCACATCTTTAACTATTCCTAATACCGAGGAGGATAATACTGAACCTGAACCTGATTCTGGCAACGAACCAGAGTCGGAGCCAGAATCAGAGCCAGAGCCAGAGCCAGATCCTGAGCCTGAGCCTGAGCCTGAGCCAGATCCTGAGCCTAATCCAGAACAGGATCAAGATACAGAAACAGATTCCAATCCTGAAAATCAGCAAGATTCAGAAACAGACACAGAAAATAATACAGAGTGATATAGAAAGCTTGCTTCTTAAACAAAGAGAAAAGGTAACCTTCGCAATGGAGGTTACCTTTTCTCTTATTACTTATCAATTCATTATTGAACATTCTTCACCCGTTTCTTTCCTTCTCTGCAAAGCTCGAGTAATGGACATTCAAGACAATTTGGATTTCTGGCTTTGCAGTGGTATCTGCCAAAGAAGATCATTCTATGGTGTGTTACGCTCCACTCTTCACGAGGTATTTTACGCATTAATGTTTCTTCTACCTCTATTACGGAATCCTTCCATCTGCAGATCCCAAGCCTTTTTGAAACCCGTTCTACATGGGTATCTACAGCTATTGCTGGCTCATCAAAAGCAATGGAAGCAACGACGTTTGCTGTTTTTCTTCCAACACCGGCAAGCGTCATTAATTCTTTTATAGTTCTTGGTACCTCTCCAGCAAAATCATCAATTAATGATTGACAGAGCTTCTGGATGTTTTTTGCTTTTGTTCTGTATAGGCCAATTGATCGAATATCTTGCTGTAATTCTTCTAAAGGTACTGCTAAATAATCCTCTGGTTCTTTGTATTTAAGAAATAAACCAGCAGTTACTTTATTAACAAGCTTATCTGTACATTGAGCAGATAATAAGACGGCAATGACCAGTTCGAATGGATTGGAATGAATTAATTCACCCTTTGCATCTGGAAACATTTCTGCCATAGCATCTAGACAATATCTGATTTGCTTTTTATTCAACATGTTTCTATTCTTCCCCTTCTAGCCAGTTATAATAAAAGGAGGTATCCCTCTTTTGTTGGTTATCTTGTTTTATTACTTGTTTGTTGTGGAAGCCTTTGCTAGCATCACGGGCTTGCTCAACTGAATGTATCCCTTTTTTCTTCCATTCCCTAAGAATTCGGTCAATATATTTGAAGTTTAGTTTGCCCATTAATACCGATTCACGTAAGCCAGCTTTTATTAATGCTGGTGCGATTTTATCTTCATCTAACCATGCATTAATTGTTTCAATTTCGAAAGGAGATAACGGTCTGCCAAATTCCTGCTCGAATAAAATAAAAATCGTCCCAACTGTTTTTTCTTCTTGAACAGGGACTGGAGAATATAGCTTCTCCCAAAGAGGATCAAGTAAATATGATTCACTTAATTGTTGCTCCTCATTCATTTGTTGTTCAATTGCAAGAAAATCATTTTGAATTAGCTTCCGAAGAATGTTTGCACAATCCTTTTCAGATATTGTCATCTGTTCTGCAAGCTCAAATGGCGTTGGAAAATCATTGTTTTCTTGAAGATAACGCAATAAGTGGATGATCACCATAACCTCCCTTTCATCTAAACCAAGGGAATGATAGCTTGTTAGAAGTTTAATGGGGATTGGTAATTGATTTAATAATATTTTTTGAAATGGTATTGAATTTGACATATATTTTGCACCTCAATATCAGTATAGCATGTACACAAAAATAAAATCCCTTGCGAATACTTAACAAGGGATTTTTATCTGCATATCTTGTAACGGATTCTATAGATTAAACACCGAAAATCCTTATTCTTTAATAAATCACGGATATAGACGATTTAATAATCTAGGGAATGGGATTGTTTCGCGGACATGATCAACACCAGATATCCATGCCACCGTCCGTTCTAGTCCTAGACCAAATCCTGAATGTGGTACACTGCCATACTTTCTTAGCTCTTGATACCACTTATATTCAGGGCCAGTTAATCCATGTTGTTCATAACGTTCTTTCATTAACTCTAAATCATCAATACGTTGTGAACCGCCAATGATTTCACCATAACCTTCAGGTGCAATTAAATCGGCACATAATACAACCTCAGGTCTATCAGGAACAGGCTTCATGTAGAATGCTTTGATTTCTGCTGGGTAGTTCGTAATAAATACAGGCTTGTCAAAGTCTTCAGCAATTGCTGTTTCATGAGGTGCTCCAAAGTCTTCTCCCCATTCGATGTCTGTAAATCCTTTCTCCTTTAGCAATGTGATTGCATCATCATAAGAGATTCTCGGAAATGGAGCAGTAATATTTTCTAATTTAGATAAATCACGTTCTAAAATATCTAATTCCAGCTGACAGTTATCAAGAACAGATTTCACAACATAGCTAACATAGTTTTCTTGAATTTCT of Oceanobacillus zhaokaii contains these proteins:
- the recU gene encoding Holliday junction resolvase RecU, whose product is MNYPNGQKKIISKQATSWQSKKSFSNRGMSLEDDINTTNQFYLDIDRAVIHKKPTPVQIVNVHYPRRSAAVITEAYFKQASTTDYNGLYRGKYVDFEAKETKNKTIFPLANIHEHQINHMKSIVEHEGICFLLIRFAAHEETYYMQAEKLFPYWYDKLHGGRKSIPYEKIKLDGFHIPLQYQARVDYLSVIDKLYF
- a CDS encoding transglycosylase domain-containing protein, with translation MADNSQTRTARRKQKKKKNRKKPLWKRILLFGFIIILAIGIGIGGLFTYWIVTAPDIDAEQLSDPFSSSFLDQNGDEFAVLGAENRIKVDYEDLPQVLIDAVTATEDARFFEHAGIDLRRIGGAILANFKNGFGSEGASTITQQVVEKSFLTPEKELKLKVQEQWLALKLERQYSKEEILEMYLNKIFYGANSYGVAKAAETYFGVTDLQELTLPQAAILAGLPQRPTAYNPFQNPDLTKERMDTVLTLMVRHGKVTQAQADEARAVDIPSLLVETQPDSTPYEAFIQQVEKEVKEKVDGADIFSDGLKIHTTLDPSIQDHVEFLLTDSDQNPIPYPDDEMQAGMVILDTKNGAIKAIGGSRNNDGNWGTNYATEADFQPGSTIKPILDYGPAIEYDKMSTYHLINDDKPYEIAGTDGQVINNWNRQYSGWITARHALSQSLNVPAVKVFEEVGRENAKTFAEGLGINFADDQVQLTDAIGGAKTEITPLQLAGAYRAFGNEGIYNEPYAVTKVEFPDGRVVDLVPEPEAVMSDYTAYMITDMLKTSITEGVGYKANVPGLPIAGKTGTTNLKDKPGSPDSWLAGYTTNYTMAVWTGGYTDEEGKRDVMPTTEIPHALFKNTMETISQGLDTADFAKPDSVVEVAVEKGSNPATLPSEYTPSSQIVTELFVKGTEPTNRSKKYDELDPVTGLKATYDEEANAIRVDWQYDSENDVTFDVSATVNGGEKQNLSSTEEKSIEISEVEPNAEYVIEVIVNDGSSTSKPATTSVKTPGDEEEEELPGVSGLSADYIEESSIIDVSWDYNGPPAAYEVSVNGQVQTVDSKGIEISGGSPGQNYTITVTPIGKNGANEGIRGVTESTSLTIPNTEEDNTEPEPDSGNEPESEPESEPEPEPDPEPEPEPEPDPEPNPEQDQDTETDSNPENQQDSETDTENNTE
- the nth gene encoding endonuclease III, producing the protein MLNKKQIRYCLDAMAEMFPDAKGELIHSNPFELVIAVLLSAQCTDKLVNKVTAGLFLKYKEPEDYLAVPLEELQQDIRSIGLYRTKAKNIQKLCQSLIDDFAGEVPRTIKELMTLAGVGRKTANVVASIAFDEPAIAVDTHVERVSKRLGICRWKDSVIEVEETLMRKIPREEWSVTHHRMIFFGRYHCKARNPNCLECPLLELCREGKKRVKNVQ
- a CDS encoding DnaD domain-containing protein; translated protein: MSNSIPFQKILLNQLPIPIKLLTSYHSLGLDEREVMVIIHLLRYLQENNDFPTPFELAEQMTISEKDCANILRKLIQNDFLAIEQQMNEEQQLSESYLLDPLWEKLYSPVPVQEEKTVGTIFILFEQEFGRPLSPFEIETINAWLDEDKIAPALIKAGLRESVLMGKLNFKYIDRILREWKKKGIHSVEQARDASKGFHNKQVIKQDNQQKRDTSFYYNWLEGEE